A part of Miscanthus floridulus cultivar M001 chromosome 6, ASM1932011v1, whole genome shotgun sequence genomic DNA contains:
- the LOC136458215 gene encoding GDSL esterase/lipase LIP-4-like isoform X1, which translates to MAPGGGARVGGGAPPVVAVLITVAVVVLAAAASTVSGQQDDPAPAAACARRPVVFAFGDSNTDTGGVAAGLGYYYPLPVGRVFFRRSTGRLCDGRLVIDYLCESLNMSYLSPYLEAVGSDFTGGANFAISGSSALPRNVPFALHVQVQQFLHLKQRSLDLIAHGGGAAPVDADGFRNALYVIDIGQNDLSAAFGSGAPYDDVVHQRIPAIVSEIKDAVMTLYYNGAKNFWVHGTGPLGCLPQKLAAPRPDDTDLDYSGCLKTLNDGAYEFNAQLCAACDGLRSQLRGATIVYTDVLLIKYDLIANHTAYVCFRVRGAAHGVLRLRRAALQLQRQRELPRPGLPGVRGRHQVRQLGRRALYRRCKRRRGCKDPLRPILHAQNALRLLLPGMTGLPCQA; encoded by the exons ATGGCTCCCGGCGGTGGTGCCCGAGTCGGTGGTGGTGCGCCGCCTGTTGTGGCCGTGCTCATCACGGTCGCTGTCGTCGTCcttgcggcggcggcgtcgacggtgTCCGGACAGCAGGATGACCCAGCGCCAGCGGCGGCGTGCGCGAGGCGGCCCGTGGTGTTCGCGTTCGGGGACTCGAACACGGACACGGGCGGCGTGGCGGCCGGGCTGGGGTACTACTACCCGCTCCCCGTGGGCCGCGTCTTCTTCCGCCGATCCACCGGACGCCTCTGCGACGGCCGCCTCGTCATCGACTACCTCT GTGAGAGCCTGAACATGAGCTACCTGAGCCCGTACCTGGAGGCCGTGGGCTCCGACTTCACCGGCGGCGCCAACTTCGCCATCTCGGGCTCCTCCGCGCTCCCCCGGAACGTCCCCTTCGCGCTCCACGTCCAGGTCCAGCAGTTCCTCCACCTGAAGCAGCGCTCGCTCGACCTCATCGCCCATGGCGGCGGGGCCGCTCCCGTCGACGCCGACGGCTTCCGGAACGCACTCTACGTCATCGACATCGGCCAGAACGACCTGTCCGCCGCCTTCGGGAGCGGAGCGCCATACGACGACGTCGTCCACCAGAGGATCCCGGCCATAGTGTCAGAGATCAAGGATGCTGTCATGACCCTCTACTACAACGGTGCCAAGAACTTCTGGGTCCACGGCACCGGCCCTCTGGGCTGCCTGCCGCAGAAGCTCGCCGCGCCGAGGCCCGACGACACCGACCTCGACTACAGCGGCTGTCTCAAGACCCTCAACGACGGCGCCTACGAGTTCAACGCCCAGCTGTGCGCCGCCTGCGACGGCCTGAGGTCGCAGCTGCGTGGCGCCACCATCGTCTACACCGACGTCTTGCTCATCAAGTACGACCTCATCGCCAACCACACCGCCTACG TTTGTTTCAGGGTTCGAGGAGCCGCTCATGGCGTGCTGCGGCTACGGCGGGCCGCCCTACAACTACAACGCCAACGTGAGCTGCCTCGGCCCGGGCTTCCGGGTGTGCGAGGACGGCACCAAGTTCGTCAGCTGGGACGGCGTGCACTATACCGACGCTGCAAACGCCGTCGTGGCTGCAAAGATCCTCTCCGGCCAATTCTCCACGCCCAAAATGCCCTTCGACTACTTCTGCCAGGCATGACCGGTTTGCCTTGCCAGGCATGA
- the LOC136458215 gene encoding GDSL esterase/lipase At1g09390-like isoform X2: MAPGGGARVGGGAPPVVAVLITVAVVVLAAAASTVSGQQDDPAPAAACARRPVVFAFGDSNTDTGGVAAGLGYYYPLPVGRVFFRRSTGRLCDGRLVIDYLCESLNMSYLSPYLEAVGSDFTGGANFAISGSSALPRNVPFALHVQVQQFLHLKQRSLDLIAHGGGAAPVDADGFRNALYVIDIGQNDLSAAFGSGAPYDDVVHQRIPAIVSEIKDAVMTLYYNGAKNFWVHGTGPLGCLPQKLAAPRPDDTDLDYSGCLKTLNDGAYEFNAQLCAACDGLRSQLRGATIVYTDVLLIKYDLIANHTAYGFEEPLMACCGYGGPPYNYNANVSCLGPGFRVCEDGTKFVSWDGVHYTDAANAVVAAKILSGQFSTPKMPFDYFCQA, translated from the exons ATGGCTCCCGGCGGTGGTGCCCGAGTCGGTGGTGGTGCGCCGCCTGTTGTGGCCGTGCTCATCACGGTCGCTGTCGTCGTCcttgcggcggcggcgtcgacggtgTCCGGACAGCAGGATGACCCAGCGCCAGCGGCGGCGTGCGCGAGGCGGCCCGTGGTGTTCGCGTTCGGGGACTCGAACACGGACACGGGCGGCGTGGCGGCCGGGCTGGGGTACTACTACCCGCTCCCCGTGGGCCGCGTCTTCTTCCGCCGATCCACCGGACGCCTCTGCGACGGCCGCCTCGTCATCGACTACCTCT GTGAGAGCCTGAACATGAGCTACCTGAGCCCGTACCTGGAGGCCGTGGGCTCCGACTTCACCGGCGGCGCCAACTTCGCCATCTCGGGCTCCTCCGCGCTCCCCCGGAACGTCCCCTTCGCGCTCCACGTCCAGGTCCAGCAGTTCCTCCACCTGAAGCAGCGCTCGCTCGACCTCATCGCCCATGGCGGCGGGGCCGCTCCCGTCGACGCCGACGGCTTCCGGAACGCACTCTACGTCATCGACATCGGCCAGAACGACCTGTCCGCCGCCTTCGGGAGCGGAGCGCCATACGACGACGTCGTCCACCAGAGGATCCCGGCCATAGTGTCAGAGATCAAGGATGCTGTCATGACCCTCTACTACAACGGTGCCAAGAACTTCTGGGTCCACGGCACCGGCCCTCTGGGCTGCCTGCCGCAGAAGCTCGCCGCGCCGAGGCCCGACGACACCGACCTCGACTACAGCGGCTGTCTCAAGACCCTCAACGACGGCGCCTACGAGTTCAACGCCCAGCTGTGCGCCGCCTGCGACGGCCTGAGGTCGCAGCTGCGTGGCGCCACCATCGTCTACACCGACGTCTTGCTCATCAAGTACGACCTCATCGCCAACCACACCGCCTACG GGTTCGAGGAGCCGCTCATGGCGTGCTGCGGCTACGGCGGGCCGCCCTACAACTACAACGCCAACGTGAGCTGCCTCGGCCCGGGCTTCCGGGTGTGCGAGGACGGCACCAAGTTCGTCAGCTGGGACGGCGTGCACTATACCGACGCTGCAAACGCCGTCGTGGCTGCAAAGATCCTCTCCGGCCAATTCTCCACGCCCAAAATGCCCTTCGACTACTTCTGCCAGGCATGA